Proteins encoded together in one Nitrospirota bacterium window:
- a CDS encoding nucleotide pyrophosphohydrolase: MSHYGRWIRPRPTWLLRLEYLYGKNEDMEELIHKLRAFAKERDWEQFHSPKNLAMALSVEVAEIVELFQWMTEEQSKKLSQEKIEKLKEEIGDVMIYLTKLANKYGINPIEAAEEKLKINQKKYPAEVVKGKAEKYDEY; this comes from the coding sequence ATGTCCCATTATGGACGCTGGATAAGACCCAGGCCAACGTGGCTGTTAAGGCTGGAGTATCTCTATGGGAAAAATGAAGATATGGAAGAACTCATTCATAAACTGAGAGCCTTTGCAAAGGAAAGAGACTGGGAACAGTTTCACTCACCAAAGAATCTCGCAATGGCATTAAGTGTTGAGGTTGCCGAGATTGTAGAACTCTTTCAATGGATGACAGAGGAGCAGAGTAAAAAGCTAAGTCAGGAGAAGATAGAGAAACTCAAAGAAGAGATTGGCGATGTGATGATATATTTAACGAAGCTTGCCAATAAGTATGGGATTAACCCTATAGAAGCGGCGGAAGAGAAATTAAAGATAAACCAGAAGAAATACCCAGCGGAGGTTGTTAAAGGGAAGGCGGAGAAGTATGATGAGTATTAA
- a CDS encoding type II toxin-antitoxin system VapC family toxin — translation MDKLVVDASVLCAFFLAEEGSEDIENVLETVQEIHAPLFWRFEAANAIWRRRDIPEKIGEGLIERIWRLKINDNDKDFKEEAKHAFFISRKYNIPFYDSSYIAVAKSLNVPLWTLDKTQANVAVKAGVSLWEK, via the coding sequence GTGGATAAATTGGTTGTAGATGCGAGTGTATTATGTGCTTTTTTTCTTGCTGAAGAAGGAAGTGAAGATATTGAAAACGTCCTTGAGACAGTACAAGAAATTCATGCCCCTTTATTCTGGAGATTTGAGGCTGCAAATGCTATCTGGAGGAGAAGGGATATCCCTGAAAAAATTGGTGAAGGCCTTATAGAAAGGATCTGGAGACTTAAAATTAATGATAATGATAAAGATTTCAAAGAAGAAGCAAAGCATGCATTTTTTATTAGCAGAAAATACAACATCCCCTTTTATGATTCTTCTTATATTGCGGTAGCAAAAAGCTTAAATGTCCCATTATGGACGCTGGATAAGACCCAGGCCAACGTGGCTGTTAAGGCTGGAGTATCTCTATGGGAAAAATGA
- the gatA gene encoding Asp-tRNA(Asn)/Glu-tRNA(Gln) amidotransferase subunit GatA, producing the protein MELYNLTLSEAKAAIDSGEISPLELTNALFKRIEAVEERVKAFTTLTKDNAMNQAKWAETNIREGAKGDLLGIPMAIKDNICTECIRTTCSSKILRHFVPPYESTVTRRFKEHGYVLLGKTNLDEFAMGSSTENSAFGPTKNPWNLERIPGGSSGGSAAAVAAGECIAALGSDTGGSIRQPAALCGVVGLKPTYGRVSRYGLVAFASSLDQIGPITKDVRDSAILMNIISGHDPLDSTSAPIPVPDFTAVIGKDIKGIKIGIPKEYFVEGMDSEVESSIRDAIKKLESLGAIPVEVSLPHTDYAIATYYILATSEASSNLARYDGVKYGFRAEGKDLLDTYMNTRAQGFGAEVKRRIMLGTYALSSGYYEAYYRKAQQVRTLIKQDFEKAFNNVDVILTPTSPTAAFKLGEKTEDPLQMYLSDIFTISVNLAGVPAISIPCGFTSNNLPIGMQLIGKHFDEETILKVAYAYEQSTEWHKRKPNL; encoded by the coding sequence TTGGAGCTATATAATTTAACCCTCAGTGAGGCAAAGGCAGCCATTGACAGCGGTGAGATAAGTCCACTGGAGTTAACCAATGCCTTATTCAAAAGGATTGAGGCTGTTGAGGAAAGGGTAAAGGCTTTTACAACTCTCACAAAAGATAATGCCATGAATCAGGCAAAATGGGCTGAGACTAATATAAGAGAAGGCGCAAAAGGAGACCTCCTCGGCATACCAATGGCCATAAAGGACAATATATGCACAGAGTGTATAAGAACCACCTGTTCATCAAAAATCCTCAGACACTTTGTCCCGCCTTATGAAAGCACTGTGACCCGAAGATTTAAAGAACACGGTTATGTCCTGCTCGGTAAGACCAACCTCGATGAGTTTGCTATGGGCTCGTCCACAGAAAATTCCGCTTTTGGCCCTACAAAAAACCCCTGGAATCTCGAAAGGATACCAGGCGGCTCAAGTGGTGGCTCTGCTGCTGCAGTTGCGGCGGGTGAATGTATTGCAGCATTAGGCTCAGACACAGGAGGCTCCATAAGACAGCCTGCAGCACTCTGCGGTGTTGTGGGGTTAAAGCCAACATACGGAAGGGTATCACGTTATGGACTCGTTGCATTTGCCTCTTCCCTTGACCAGATAGGGCCAATTACAAAAGATGTCAGGGATTCGGCAATACTAATGAATATTATTTCAGGGCATGACCCCCTTGATTCAACATCAGCACCAATTCCTGTGCCTGATTTCACAGCAGTTATAGGTAAGGATATAAAAGGTATAAAGATAGGCATTCCAAAAGAGTACTTCGTAGAAGGCATGGACAGTGAGGTAGAAAGCTCTATCAGGGATGCGATAAAGAAGCTCGAATCCCTCGGCGCCATCCCTGTTGAAGTATCACTCCCTCATACAGATTATGCGATTGCAACTTATTATATCCTCGCAACTTCCGAGGCATCGTCAAACCTCGCCAGATACGATGGCGTTAAATACGGCTTCAGGGCGGAGGGCAAAGATTTACTGGACACGTATATGAATACAAGAGCGCAGGGATTCGGCGCTGAGGTCAAGAGGAGGATAATGCTCGGGACATACGCCCTGTCTTCAGGCTACTATGAGGCATATTACAGGAAGGCCCAGCAGGTGAGGACACTAATAAAACAGGATTTTGAGAAGGCATTTAATAATGTTGATGTAATATTAACTCCCACCTCACCAACAGCAGCCTTTAAACTTGGAGAGAAGACAGAAGACCCGCTCCAGATGTATCTCTCTGACATATTCACCATATCAGTGAACCTTGCAGGTGTTCCAGCAATCTCTATCCCATGCGGTTTCACATCGAATAACCTTCCCATTGGTATGCAGCTTATCGGGAAACACTTTGACGAAGAGACTATTCTGAAGGTCGCATATGCCTATGAACAGAGTACAGAGTGGCATAAGAGGAAGCCAAATCTTTAA
- a CDS encoding universal stress protein: protein MYKKILSAVNESLNSEIAARYALNLAKTCNAKLYLCFVAEKGIKPEVFRRAEEAMQRLFLEAEEMDIRVESITEEGDPVKRISDLVKKEGIDLVMAATRKEDMEKRFYVKTVSRRLALSLPCSVAVIKVTHTGRIHPKKILVPMRAAMGYIEERAYFTTRLAKAFDADVVVFYNPKPMTKFFHGEIHLTPVEWEARIPEDISHFMEHLDKHRIVHGGKIVPGKAGRAITIEAAAKRHDLIIMGASERSLLSSFIKGNPVEDVFRNTPCDLIILKPRHANP, encoded by the coding sequence ATGTATAAAAAAATCCTCTCTGCTGTAAACGAATCTTTAAACTCCGAGATTGCTGCCAGATATGCCCTTAATCTCGCAAAAACATGTAATGCGAAGCTTTATCTCTGTTTTGTTGCTGAAAAGGGGATTAAGCCTGAAGTATTCAGAAGGGCAGAGGAGGCCATGCAGAGGCTCTTCCTCGAGGCAGAGGAGATGGACATCAGGGTTGAGTCCATCACAGAGGAAGGAGACCCTGTTAAACGCATCTCTGATTTAGTCAAGAAAGAGGGGATAGACCTGGTGATGGCTGCTACGCGCAAAGAAGACATGGAGAAGAGATTCTATGTAAAAACAGTCTCAAGGAGGCTTGCACTTTCCCTTCCATGCTCTGTGGCTGTAATCAAAGTCACCCACACCGGAAGGATTCACCCTAAGAAAATCCTTGTCCCCATGAGAGCAGCTATGGGTTATATCGAGGAGAGGGCATATTTTACAACAAGGCTTGCAAAGGCATTTGATGCAGATGTGGTTGTCTTTTATAACCCAAAGCCAATGACAAAATTCTTTCATGGCGAGATACACCTTACCCCTGTTGAGTGGGAAGCCCGCATACCAGAAGACATAAGCCATTTTATGGAACACCTTGATAAACACAGGATAGTACACGGAGGGAAGATAGTCCCTGGAAAGGCTGGCAGGGCTATTACAATTGAAGCCGCTGCAAAAAGGCATGACCTTATAATAATGGGTGCGAGCGAGCGGAGCCTTTTAAGCTCCTTTATAAAAGGCAATCCTGTTGAAGATGTCTTCAGGAACACGCCCTGCGACCTCATAATCCTCAAACCACGCCATGCGAATCCATAA
- a CDS encoding cation-transporting P-type ATPase, whose protein sequence is MRIHNIPREEALKKLVTKEDGLTDEEALRRLLEFGPNEIKEIKKKPVYLSFLSQFTHFLAVLLWIASGLAFLSEYLRPGEGMLTLGMAIVAVIFINAIFTFIQEYRAERALEALKRLLPFYVKVIRNGKEKAIPARDIVPGDVILLSEGDNVPADSRLLFSAGLMVNNASLTGESEPVPRSPDVFDGEFMESPNITFAGTTVVSGSGRAVVFATGMSTEFGHIAHLTSAVEPGLSPLQKEIVKVTRIVAAIAVAMGVLFFATGHLIGRSFWENFLFAVGIIVANVPEGLLPTVTLSLAMGSQRMAKRKALIKTLTSVEALGSVTVICTDKTGTLTQNKMAVRKIWTADSQQSTVNGLIKIAYLCNNAKFIDGQYKGDPTETALLKYARENIGDLKAERILEIPFDSERKRMTTVNRISNEFVVTSNKLNENKSEDSSLVTRDSLLVFTKGAMESVLPLCSHILINEEKVPMDESFREKAMNAYHSLMDMGLRVLSFAYKEIEYRNALCVKGDELKENHSSLVTCHSSLEKDLVFTGLIGLEDPPRPEVPDAIRKCHEAGIKVIMITGDGSRTALAIAREIGLVRGNPVVIEGHEFVRMSDRELRGKLSEKEIIFARMTPKYKMRVVTILKEEGERVAVTGDGVNDAPALKKADIGVAMGIVGTDVAKEAADIVLLDDNFATIVNAIEEGRAIYENIRKFISYIFSSNIPEIVPYIAYAIFKIPLPLTIMQILAVDLGTDMLPALALGAEKPTKGLMKQPPRDPKERLLNLKLLSRAYLFLGPIEAAAGLFGFFYVLKSGGWTWGEMLPANNILYMQATTACLTAIIITQVANVFACRSFRESIFSLGFFSNRLIFLGIATELILQLFIVYHPIGNKIFSTAPISLSIWLILIPFAVILFAAEEIRKCAVHPPQI, encoded by the coding sequence ATGCGAATCCATAATATCCCCAGAGAAGAAGCTTTAAAAAAACTTGTAACAAAAGAAGATGGGCTGACAGATGAGGAGGCATTAAGGCGACTTCTTGAGTTCGGGCCTAATGAAATAAAAGAGATAAAGAAAAAACCTGTTTATCTGAGTTTCCTAAGTCAGTTCACTCATTTCCTCGCTGTGCTCCTCTGGATTGCTTCAGGCCTTGCCTTCTTATCAGAATACCTCCGTCCGGGCGAAGGCATGCTCACACTCGGTATGGCTATTGTGGCTGTAATCTTCATAAACGCCATCTTTACATTCATCCAGGAATACAGGGCTGAGCGTGCACTCGAAGCGCTGAAAAGGCTTCTGCCTTTCTATGTAAAAGTCATCAGAAACGGCAAAGAGAAGGCAATACCAGCGAGGGATATTGTTCCAGGGGATGTGATTTTACTTTCTGAGGGAGACAACGTCCCTGCTGATTCAAGGCTTCTTTTTTCAGCAGGACTTATGGTAAATAATGCCTCTCTCACAGGAGAATCAGAGCCGGTTCCGAGAAGCCCTGATGTATTCGATGGTGAATTTATGGAGAGCCCTAACATAACCTTTGCAGGCACAACTGTTGTCTCAGGTTCAGGCAGGGCTGTTGTCTTTGCAACAGGAATGAGCACAGAGTTCGGGCACATCGCACACCTGACAAGCGCTGTTGAGCCAGGGCTGAGCCCGCTTCAGAAAGAGATAGTAAAGGTCACGAGGATTGTGGCTGCAATTGCTGTTGCAATGGGCGTGCTCTTCTTTGCAACAGGTCATTTAATTGGAAGGTCTTTCTGGGAGAATTTCCTGTTTGCAGTTGGGATAATCGTTGCCAATGTCCCTGAAGGGCTCCTTCCAACAGTCACGCTTTCTCTCGCAATGGGCAGCCAGAGGATGGCAAAGAGGAAGGCACTTATAAAAACTCTCACTTCTGTTGAAGCCCTCGGCTCTGTGACTGTCATCTGCACCGATAAGACAGGCACGCTTACCCAGAATAAGATGGCAGTTAGAAAGATATGGACAGCAGACAGTCAGCAGTCAACAGTCAACGGTCTGATAAAGATAGCGTATCTGTGTAACAATGCAAAATTTATTGATGGCCAATACAAAGGAGACCCTACAGAGACTGCTCTTCTTAAATATGCGAGGGAAAATATTGGAGATTTAAAGGCAGAGCGAATATTAGAAATACCCTTTGATTCTGAGAGAAAAAGGATGACGACAGTAAATAGAATCAGTAACGAGTTTGTAGTAACGAGTAACAAGTTAAATGAAAATAAATCAGAAGACTCGTCACTCGTCACTCGTGACTCGTTACTGGTTTTTACAAAGGGCGCCATGGAAAGCGTCCTTCCACTATGCAGCCATATCCTGATTAATGAAGAGAAAGTACCAATGGATGAGTCCTTCAGAGAAAAGGCAATGAATGCCTATCATTCATTGATGGATATGGGGTTGAGGGTGCTGTCCTTTGCATATAAGGAAATAGAATACCGTAATGCGTTATGCGTGAAGGGTGATGAGTTAAAAGAAAATCACTCGTCACTTGTCACTTGTCACTCGTCACTCGAAAAGGATTTGGTCTTTACAGGACTCATCGGTCTTGAAGACCCACCAAGGCCAGAAGTCCCTGATGCTATAAGAAAATGTCATGAGGCAGGAATAAAGGTGATAATGATCACAGGAGATGGAAGCAGGACAGCCCTCGCCATTGCGAGGGAGATAGGGCTTGTGAGAGGCAATCCAGTAGTGATAGAGGGACATGAGTTTGTGAGGATGAGTGATAGAGAACTCAGGGGAAAGCTCTCTGAAAAGGAGATAATATTCGCAAGGATGACTCCAAAGTACAAGATGAGGGTAGTCACAATCCTTAAGGAAGAGGGCGAGAGGGTTGCTGTTACAGGGGATGGTGTCAATGATGCTCCTGCATTGAAAAAGGCAGATATAGGGGTTGCAATGGGTATTGTAGGCACTGACGTTGCAAAGGAGGCAGCAGATATAGTGCTCCTCGATGATAATTTCGCAACTATAGTAAACGCTATTGAGGAAGGAAGGGCGATTTATGAGAACATAAGAAAATTCATCTCATACATCTTTTCATCGAACATCCCTGAAATTGTGCCTTACATAGCATATGCGATCTTCAAAATTCCTCTCCCCCTTACAATCATGCAGATACTTGCGGTTGACTTGGGCACTGATATGCTCCCTGCCCTTGCCCTCGGCGCTGAAAAACCCACAAAGGGGCTTATGAAACAGCCGCCGAGGGACCCAAAAGAGAGGCTTTTGAATTTAAAACTTTTAAGCCGGGCATACCTGTTCCTCGGCCCTATCGAGGCAGCAGCAGGGCTTTTCGGGTTTTTCTATGTGCTAAAGTCAGGCGGCTGGACATGGGGAGAGATGCTTCCGGCAAACAACATCCTCTACATGCAGGCTACCACAGCATGTCTTACTGCAATAATAATCACACAGGTAGCCAATGTCTTTGCCTGCCGCTCATTCAGAGAATCTATTTTCAGCCTTGGTTTTTTCTCAAACAGGCTGATATTCCTGGGCATAGCAACTGAACTCATACTGCAGTTATTTATCGTCTATCACCCAATCGGAAATAAGATATTCTCAACAGCACCAATTTCTCTGAGCATATGGCTTATCTTAATCCCATTTGCAGTGATTCTTTTTGCAGCAGAAGAGATAAGGAAATGTGCGGTGCATCCACCCCAAATTTAG
- the pheA gene encoding prephenate dehydratase has protein sequence MEELDKLRREIDEIDSEILKLLNKRAQVVLSIGKIKQNDKVGFHSPEREREIFERLRKLNPGPFPNDALKAVYREILSASLYLEQPLKVAYLGPAATFTHLAALRQFGSSARYIPEVSIRGVFEAVNRARADYGVVPIENSIEGVVSYTLDMLIDSELKIASEIMLEVSHNLLSKSGKKPDIKQIYSHPQATAQCRIWLEENIPGIPIIDATSTANAAELAAREPSSAAIASELAATVYDLMFVEKGIEDYRDNYTRFLVIAKSFPSRTGRDKTAIMFSIKDKPGALYDILTPFKKAKINLTKIESRPSKRKAWEYIFFVDMAGHIEDEVVKKAIEEMKEDCLYLKILGSYPSGE, from the coding sequence ATGGAAGAACTGGATAAGCTCAGGAGGGAGATCGATGAGATCGATTCCGAAATACTCAAGCTTTTAAATAAAAGGGCACAGGTTGTTTTAAGTATCGGAAAGATAAAGCAGAATGATAAAGTTGGTTTTCATTCACCTGAAAGAGAACGTGAGATATTTGAAAGGTTAAGGAAGCTTAATCCCGGCCCATTTCCAAATGATGCCCTTAAAGCGGTATACAGAGAAATCCTGTCAGCCTCTCTTTATCTGGAACAGCCACTTAAAGTCGCTTACTTAGGGCCTGCTGCAACTTTTACACATCTTGCTGCCCTGAGGCAGTTTGGCTCATCAGCCCGGTATATTCCAGAAGTAAGCATAAGAGGGGTTTTCGAGGCTGTTAACAGAGCCAGGGCAGATTACGGTGTAGTACCAATAGAGAACTCCATTGAGGGGGTTGTCAGTTACACCCTCGATATGCTGATTGACTCCGAGCTGAAGATTGCCTCAGAGATAATGCTTGAGGTTTCGCATAACCTGCTGTCAAAATCAGGCAAGAAGCCGGATATAAAGCAGATATATTCCCATCCCCAGGCTACTGCACAGTGCAGAATCTGGCTTGAGGAAAACATACCTGGAATACCTATAATTGATGCCACAAGCACGGCAAATGCTGCAGAGCTTGCTGCCAGAGAGCCATCCTCAGCAGCTATTGCCAGCGAGCTTGCAGCAACAGTTTATGATCTCATGTTTGTTGAGAAGGGGATAGAGGACTACAGGGACAATTACACCCGATTTCTTGTGATAGCTAAAAGCTTCCCTTCGAGAACCGGACGGGATAAGACCGCAATAATGTTCTCTATAAAAGACAAGCCTGGCGCACTTTATGATATTCTCACGCCTTTCAAAAAGGCCAAGATAAATCTGACAAAGATAGAGTCAAGGCCATCCAAGAGAAAGGCATGGGAATATATATTCTTTGTGGATATGGCAGGCCACATCGAGGATGAGGTGGTAAAGAAAGCCATTGAAGAGATGAAAGAAGACTGTCTCTACCTTAAGATCCTCGGCTCATATCCGTCAGGAGAGTAA
- a CDS encoding histidinol-phosphate transaminase: MIQVPEHIRTLKPYIPGKPIEELERELGIKGSIKLASNENPLGPSPSALKAVSKSLKTLNRYPDGSGYYLKKVLSEKLQVSPEEIILGNGSNEIIEIAARTVLLPGDEAIMAHPSFVVYPMIVQAMGGKSIVLPLKDWRHDLYAMASKITGKTRIIFIANPNNPTGTINTNEEMDTFMGKVPDGVLVIVDEAYCEYVEAPDYADSFKYFRQGKDILILRTFSKIYGLAGLRIGYGIAKSSLIEEMNKMRQPFNTNSAAQKAAIAALSDIEHIRKSMEINKEGKAYLYKELKDLKIDFVPTEANFVYLIFKDINSAELYEKMLRYGVIVRPVGPKEIRVTIGLPEENRRFIEALKEVRNEK, translated from the coding sequence ATGATACAGGTACCAGAACACATAAGAACACTCAAGCCGTACATTCCAGGCAAGCCGATTGAAGAACTTGAGAGGGAGCTGGGGATTAAAGGCTCAATAAAGCTCGCATCCAATGAAAACCCCCTCGGTCCATCACCTTCTGCGCTAAAGGCTGTGAGTAAAAGCCTGAAGACCCTCAACCGATACCCTGATGGAAGCGGATATTACCTCAAAAAAGTTCTTTCGGAAAAATTGCAGGTTTCTCCTGAGGAGATAATTCTCGGCAATGGCTCCAACGAGATAATAGAAATAGCAGCAAGGACAGTTCTTTTACCAGGGGATGAAGCAATTATGGCCCATCCTTCTTTTGTCGTGTATCCGATGATTGTGCAGGCGATGGGTGGAAAAAGTATTGTGTTACCTCTGAAAGACTGGCGCCATGACCTGTATGCTATGGCATCTAAAATAACCGGAAAGACCAGGATAATCTTTATAGCAAATCCGAATAACCCGACAGGCACAATAAACACAAATGAAGAAATGGACACCTTCATGGGAAAAGTTCCTGATGGAGTGCTTGTTATTGTTGATGAAGCCTATTGCGAATATGTAGAGGCTCCTGATTATGCAGACAGCTTTAAGTATTTCAGACAGGGCAAAGATATATTGATACTCAGGACCTTTTCAAAGATTTATGGCCTGGCTGGCCTCAGGATTGGCTATGGTATTGCAAAGTCCTCATTAATCGAAGAGATGAATAAGATGCGCCAGCCCTTTAATACTAACTCCGCTGCTCAGAAAGCAGCCATCGCTGCATTATCCGACATTGAACATATCAGGAAATCCATGGAGATAAACAAAGAAGGAAAGGCATACCTGTATAAAGAACTTAAAGACCTGAAAATTGATTTTGTGCCGACAGAGGCAAACTTTGTGTATTTAATTTTTAAAGATATCAACTCTGCCGAGTTATATGAAAAGATGTTGAGATACGGTGTTATTGTCAGACCCGTAGGACCGAAAGAGATAAGAGTGACAATAGGATTGCCAGAGGAAAACAGACGTTTTATAGAGGCACTGAAAGAAGTAAGAAATGAGAAGTAA
- the aroF gene encoding 3-deoxy-7-phosphoheptulonate synthase, which produces MDIIVLKPSATEEDLRHIIKKLESKGFKANISKGTERTVIGVIGDTSKITEEEEEALEVMAGVEKVMRILKPFKLASRDFKPEDTTIEVAGRVIGGKKIHVIAGPCAVENRTILLRIAEEVKAAGATFIRGGAFKPRTSPYSFQGLGEEGLKYLAEAREKTGLPVVTELMDPRDIDVVIKYADIIQIGARNMQNFRLLTEVGSYNKPVLLKRGLSATIKELLMSAEYIMAKGNSSVILCERGIRTFETATRNTLDLSAVPVLKGLTHLPVVVDPSHGVGKWDLVAPMARASIAAGADGLLIEVHTNPEEALSDGEQSLKPKAFKNLMEELRAIAKAIGREI; this is translated from the coding sequence ATGGATATTATAGTACTTAAACCGAGTGCTACAGAAGAGGATCTCCGTCATATCATTAAGAAGCTTGAAAGTAAAGGTTTCAAGGCGAATATCTCAAAGGGCACAGAGAGGACGGTTATTGGGGTTATCGGGGATACATCAAAGATTACAGAAGAGGAAGAGGAAGCCCTTGAGGTTATGGCTGGCGTTGAAAAGGTTATGCGAATCCTCAAGCCATTCAAACTTGCGAGCAGGGACTTTAAACCCGAAGACACAACAATCGAAGTGGCAGGCAGGGTTATAGGAGGAAAGAAAATACATGTCATTGCAGGCCCTTGCGCTGTGGAGAACAGGACCATACTTTTGAGGATTGCAGAAGAGGTAAAGGCAGCGGGAGCTACGTTTATAAGGGGCGGCGCCTTTAAGCCGAGGACTTCTCCATACAGCTTTCAGGGTCTTGGTGAGGAAGGGCTTAAATACCTTGCAGAGGCAAGGGAAAAGACAGGGCTGCCGGTTGTTACAGAGCTTATGGATCCGAGGGATATAGATGTGGTCATTAAATACGCAGACATAATACAGATTGGCGCAAGGAATATGCAGAACTTCAGGCTGCTCACCGAGGTTGGCTCTTACAATAAGCCTGTGCTCCTCAAGAGAGGGCTTTCTGCGACAATCAAAGAGCTTCTTATGTCAGCCGAGTACATAATGGCAAAGGGAAACAGTAGCGTTATCCTGTGTGAAAGAGGGATAAGGACATTTGAGACTGCAACAAGGAATACTCTTGATTTAAGTGCAGTGCCAGTGCTGAAGGGACTCACACATCTGCCTGTTGTTGTTGACCCGAGCCATGGCGTTGGCAAATGGGACCTTGTGGCCCCAATGGCCAGGGCTTCCATTGCAGCAGGGGCTGATGGACTTCTAATTGAAGTGCATACGAATCCAGAGGAGGCCCTGTCTGATGGCGAGCAGTCCCTGAAGCCAAAGGCATTCAAAAATCTCATGGAGGAGCTAAGGGCTATTGCTAAGGCTATAGGAAGAGAGATATAA
- a CDS encoding prephenate dehydrogenase/arogenate dehydrogenase family protein encodes MNFSKVAIIGLGLIGGSFAMSLKACGFKGKIVGIGRREENLRRAKEKGIIDEYSTFPSKGVNGSDLILLSTPAGQFFKIVEEISPVIKRGAIVTDVGSVKGALVRRLEELMPAGVSFVGGHPIAGKELSGIEAASAHLFKGKMCVITPTQKTDRNALKKVMSLWQSLGSNTVTMSPEEHDRIFGAVSHLPHVVAYALVNTVIDLDKNILPYSGQGFRDITRIALSPPDLWRDVCRYNTENILNFIDSFESAISLIKDKIKNSQWEALEEEFKKAQTARSNLGTD; translated from the coding sequence ATGAACTTTTCTAAGGTTGCAATAATCGGATTAGGTCTTATTGGAGGCTCTTTTGCCATGTCCTTAAAGGCCTGTGGATTTAAGGGCAAAATTGTTGGTATAGGCAGGAGAGAAGAAAATCTTCGCAGGGCAAAAGAAAAAGGAATAATAGACGAATATTCTACTTTTCCATCAAAGGGTGTGAATGGTTCGGACTTAATCCTGCTTTCTACACCGGCAGGGCAGTTTTTTAAAATTGTAGAGGAGATTTCGCCTGTTATAAAGCGAGGGGCAATAGTCACAGATGTTGGGAGCGTAAAAGGGGCTCTGGTAAGGAGGCTTGAAGAATTAATGCCAGCAGGTGTGAGTTTTGTAGGCGGGCACCCTATTGCAGGAAAAGAGCTTTCAGGCATAGAGGCTGCCTCTGCCCATCTTTTCAAAGGGAAAATGTGTGTCATTACTCCTACACAAAAGACCGACAGGAATGCCTTAAAAAAAGTCATGTCACTCTGGCAATCTCTCGGCTCAAACACAGTCACTATGAGCCCTGAAGAGCATGACCGGATTTTTGGCGCAGTGAGCCATCTGCCCCATGTTGTAGCATACGCCCTTGTGAATACAGTAATAGACTTAGATAAAAACATCCTGCCCTATAGCGGCCAGGGCTTCAGGGATATTACGAGGATTGCCCTGAGCCCCCCGGATCTCTGGAGGGATGTATGCAGATATAACACGGAGAATATATTAAATTTTATAGACTCTTTTGAATCAGCCATCTCTCTTATAAAAGACAAAATTAAAAACTCTCAGTGGGAAGCCCTCGAAGAGGAGTTTAAAAAAGCACAGACTGCAAGAAGCAACCTTGGAACGGATTAA